The window aACGTGTGtcagaataattaaaaaaagtttactaatttaaaatttctgactaattataaataaataaaaaaatccaataaattttatttatagaaagtATTATAACGGAAACAaccataagaaaaataaataaataaaataaaaaagataaaataataatgatgagggtaaaagtttaaatttcaaaattacgaCATAATATTCAATAACTTATTTACggtaacaataaataaataaataacggGTTCGATGAGACAAGTAAAGTAATGAAAAAGCATAATCTCCATCCCTTTTTAGCCAACGGGTAAAAAACTCTCTCGACTCCTTCTTATTTTTTGTGAACTAAATGAATATCTCTAGTTAAAACAACAGGCTCGATATTTTGCTCAACGTGGAATTTTTGTTAGGTTTATCCATACATAGAAAATTTTCTCCTTATCGTTTCTTTTGCATTGAGAATAAAGACCAACAAAATTATCCGTTCATCGACTTCGCGAATCAAACCCAAATGAATCTAAGATTGAAAGCTCGAGAACGAATATAAGATTGAAAGCTCGAGACACGGATTCGAACCCTAAAAAGAACTAATATTCCATGCATCATGCAAAAACATAGAACACATGAGATTCTTTTGCAAACAAAGAAAGTTGTTTGAGAAATCTGAAGGGCCAATTGTACCTCACATTGGTACTACCTATGTGTATTTATTTGTAGTACAACTGCAAAAAATATGAACCGGAGTAGTACAACCACTACTACTCGATGCCCTTAatgggaaaaataaaaattaaataaataaagaaaaaaaaaaagttgttgaTAGAATCCACCACCCTGTAATGCACCAAAACAAAGATTTAATTTCTACGTTTGTTTGGcggaccaaaaaaaaaaataatatatatatatatatatattataacaataataataacaataataataataattgtcaCGGggctaatttagaaaatgatcatgagtttataataaaaaaatattgatcatgaatttataatcaaataatattatctccattggtatgaaatGTTTTGAAGAATCTAAAGTAAAGTCACAGGAGCTTATActtaaagtgaacaatattataccattgtggggATTGTATAAGAGCTATATCattagaatcctcaaatgtcgaacaaagtattgtgagttttgaaggcatagtaaaaaagaatgtcataccattgtggagattcttgattcttaacaataataataataaaaaaatgtttcatggtttaaatgttaaaatatttgaagtttatccattggaaattattaaaagttttctTCTTATTGTTCTTCGTGAAATGAAAAGATGGATCACTTCCAACTTTACATGGAATTGGACTTTCcatgaaagaaagaattaaatagaattttcggtaattaatttatgaatttttaataaaatatttaataataataataataatatatattattttgttccaATAGGCTTCCCAACACAttcaaaattctttaaaaaaaaaacaattatattaaatttaaaatcaaaatttgagcatgaaattcaaaatttaatttgtgttttagtatatttgtgaattttaaaaagtattgtataaataatttattcaacaataaaatttaaaactttattatacattagatatataataaatttataacatattaaaaaatttatatatgaaatttaatcatttatgtGACCGGgactttaaaaattatgaattacaCTTGTAGttttaaacattattaaaaaatttaaaaagaaaaaaattattaaaaattttaaaaagaaaaaatatatatttttagagaaaaaatttaactattttttccTATAAAATACTTACATAATTCAAAAAAGcattttattctttcaaaataaatgTCACATTCGACGTTCGACTTTGTTATAGAAATGtcacaattaattaaaagaaaaaacacgtGATAGACgattaaagtttataatttgattggtCAAActcacttttatttatatatatatatttttttatatttattataagtatgctgaatttatcaaattatatgTTAATTTTCAACGGATAAATTGTTAATTATTGATACATACTCGTTTTTTCATAAATACGaaggttcattttttttattttacatttatgaagaaaaaaaattcaataaatcaCATTAACtctaaaagtttatatttatttaatctataaaactgttaaaatatttaataagttaaatacttttataactaataaaatctctaaatatttaattttgataccctgctaaattattttttttaaagtaaaaaattaaaaataaaataagtaaatatattaaaatttaaatacaatttagTAATTTCAGTAAATAACAAAACCTTTTTTTAGAAGCAATGGACTCATAATAGTGCGAGGAATATCATTGGAGTAGACGAAATGACGAAAATACCCTTGACCGGTAGTTGAAGTTGGAAAGTAATGTTGTTAAGAATCGGGTgagaattgttttttaaataattatcgaTTGGGTTGACCCGACCCGTAAAACAGCGCCTATTAAAGCCCGGTGAAATCCTGCAAAACCCAGTAGCGCAGAGATCGGCAAGGGCGAATTTCCCGAGTGTCTGTAATCTTTAACCATGTCTCAGGTACCGCTACGAATTTCTCGgaaatttgttcttgaatgtAATTGTTAGAGATTCGCTTCACGTTTTTCGgccttgtttttttgtttctttttctctctctgtctccCGTATGTTTTGGAGATCGAAGATACGttggtttgttctttttaaacTATAAATCTGCTGTTTGGAGCATGAATCGTTGATTAAAATTGTCGTAGAAGGAGTTGTGGATTTGTTTTGAAACATATTCAATCTATGGCGTATCAGATCTTTATATGCTATAAGAAATGATGTGAAGCTACAGAGATGCAAGAGCTAATCACGCGATTGTTGATATCTTGTATAGTTCTTACTTATTTTGCGATTCAGACCTGCACATAGTTCAATTCTTTTAGCATTTTGTCCTTTTTCcttgcttcttcttccctaAGGTCTTATGCCGTGGTTTTTCATTGATGTGAATCTGACACCAGTGGTGGAAACGTCAGTAACCGAGCCAAATGAGGTCGAAGTCTGAGAGAGCTCCATAGAagtatttctttgtttaataatTAGCCAATCGATCACAAAGGAAGCTTTATCTTGATCGTATATTAGATTCTGGTCACAAAGGAATTTTTTCCCGCTCTTCCAAATTAGAATGTTCTGctcttttttgtgttttgaattattaatctATGTTATTTTGGGAGCCAGAGTTGTTGAAAAATCACTGAGAATATTTATTGATATCACTGATAAAATTGGATTAGTAAGTTTCTGCGAAGAATTTGATAAAGGACCGTTGATATTAAGCACTCTTGACAAATCAAATTCTTGAATGAGATGAACTAACTCTTATTTCTTGGTATCAGGAAGTCTGTATTGCTCCTTCCCCTTCTAGCTGAGTTCTATGATTCCATCTTTAATAAATACAGTTTGGAATTTGTTTCTGTGCAGACTACTGTCCTCAAGGTTGCTATGTCATGTCAAGGCTGTGTTGGAGCCGTCAGGCGTGTCTTGGGAAAACTGGAAGGTTTGTCATTCCTTGGCTAAATTTTGGTTGTCTCATGATGTGCTCTTCTTTGATGTGTAATTTTTGTATCGGTTCATGGGGTCGAGTTTTGGTTTAGACATATATCTTATACAAAGAGGTCAGAAGTTTGAATTCANCTAGACAAAGAGGTCAGAAGTTTGAACTTCACATCCCATAAATTCTGGACTAATACATGAACTCTTGAAANTTATACAAAGAGGTCAGAAGTTTGAATTCACATCCCATAAATTCTGGACTAATACATGAACTCTTGAAAGTGTAAACATGcttggttaattttattgcAAGCTTAGTTCTCTTTTATGTTCAAGATTTTTAGAATGAATTCTTGAGTGATGGTTAATAAATCAATCATTATTGCAAAATCGAGTATCCTTTAATCTAAACCCTTAGATTCTTGCTATTCCCAATTGAATATGAACGTTTTGAACTTTACTCAAGTGCTTGCCTACCATGTTCAGGAGTCGAGACATTTGACATCGACATTGATGCGCAAAAGGTGACTGTGAAAGGCAACGTGGAGCGCGATGTAGTTTTCCAAACTGTTTCCAAAACCGGGAAGAAGACTGCCTACTGGGAAGACGAAGCCCCAGCAGCAGCACCAGCACCGGTGGCAGCCGCAGCAGCTGCCCCTGCACCGGCGGCAGCCCCAGCAGCAGCACCTGCACCGGTGGCAGCCCCAGCAGCGGCACCTGCACCAGAGGCGGCcccagcagcagcagcaccaCCAGCTGAAGCAGAAGCTAAACCTGCCGAGAGTGTGGCTGCTGTTTAAAGTATTACACCTATTTACTAATGGAAATTTTCTGTTGAATGCATAAGGTCTTTACTTGGTCAAGCTAATAATGATGTATTAGTACGTAAACTCGGCTTCTGAGTCTGTAATATTTTGACAAGTGCCTCTTGATTGGCCTTCTACGTTAAAACTCAATTATAATCTacagatatatttttgtttttttgccTCAAATATTCTTTTCCATTTCGACCTTCTGCTTCTTTGAAAAGACCTTCATTTGTCGACATGGTCGGAAATCCTTCCATAAAGGCGTTTAAAGACCCGATTTAATAAGATAGGGTCGATTTGAAATTACTTTTTGAATACTTGAGAAGTCAATTCCAAGTACTTTTTTAACgcttcattttttaaagatgGGATNATTCTTTTCCATTTCGACCTTCTGCTTCTTTGAAAAGACCTTCACTTGTCGACATGGTCGGAAATCCTTCCATAAAGGCGTTTAAAGACCGGATTTAATACTAAGTTAGGGTCGATTTGAAATTACTTTTTGAATACTTGAGAATTCATTCCAAGTACTTTTTTAACgcttcattttttaaagatgggataatataatttatggtgggtttaaaaatacttttaaaatgagacatttcaattttttatttattaaattaataaaaatacNTAAAGATGagacatttcaattttttatttattaaattaataaaaatacatttaaactttcaatttatctcaaaaaaaaaaaaaaaaaattttaaattttaaaacggtctcaagaaaatatttttaggttatttTTAACTATAGAAATCgttagtattttgtttaaaaaattttaaaatatcattaactTTTAACAATACTTCGtactcttaaactttaaaaagtttcattaatattcttcaatatattttttaaaaaagttaagaaACG is drawn from Cucurbita pepo subsp. pepo cultivar mu-cu-16 chromosome LG09, ASM280686v2, whole genome shotgun sequence and contains these coding sequences:
- the LOC111801438 gene encoding copper transport protein ATX1-like gives rise to the protein MSQTTVLKVAMSCQGCVGAVRRVLGKLEGVETFDIDIDAQKVTVKGNVERDVVFQTVSKTGKKTAYWEDEAPAAAPAPVAAAAAAPAPAAAPAAAPAPVAAPAAAPAPEAAPAAAAPPAEAEAKPAESVAAV